One region of Acropora muricata isolate sample 2 chromosome 13, ASM3666990v1, whole genome shotgun sequence genomic DNA includes:
- the LOC136896248 gene encoding uncharacterized protein isoform X2 produces MDIDSVVDDQMERSSALPKPWPAGEKFPTENGNGACPMDIDSVVDDQMERSSALPKVQRKKLCISHLDALKHQQRQQQQQQQQQLQLPRLKQPASQPQSSVRCIERGQKHVIQFLHPDISQSTFPKKKKSFACTFIALWMAMLFCVYYNVSVNEALSDLVLLEIICRAILVGNSVHDRVTHGKPILFSVHEAIRHMTYPNDVIGKTCVWRTWLTRFTNENSQEPLSSLSYFLRLLPHLASNIAALVITNHMTICFVARGGKLFLLDSHFHPDYGGAMIGVSDISGTESFLADVKERLRLRDNRCSVTYVRFN; encoded by the exons ATGGACATTGACAGTGTTGTGGATGATCAGATGGAACGTTCAAGTGCTCTGCCAAAG CCTTGGCCAGCTGGGGAAAAATTTCCCACTGAGAATGGGAATGGTGCATGCCCTATGGACATTGACAGTGTTGTGGATGATCAGATGGAACGTTCAAGTGCTCTGCCAAAG gtacaaagaaaaaaactatgtATTTCCCATCTTGATGCTTTGAAGCACCAGCAACggcaacagcagcagcagcagcagcaacaactGCAGCTTCCTCGTCTCAAACAACCTGCATCACAGCCACAATCGTCAGTCAGGTGTATTGAGCGAGGTCAAAAGCATGTCATTCAGTTTTTACATCCAGACATCTCCCAGTCAACATTtccgaaaaaaaagaaatcgttCGCATGTACTTTCATTGCACTATGGATGGCAATGTTATTTTGTGTATATTATAATGTTTCAGTGAATGAGGCATTGTCTGATCTAGTATTGCTGGAAATTATCTGCAGAGCAATACTAGTAGGAAACAGTGTACACGACCGTGTGACACATGGAAAACCAATTCTCTTCTCAGTACATGAAGCCATTCGGCATATGACGTATCCTAACGATGTTATTGGCAAAACCTGTGTATGGAGGACTTGGCTGACACGATTCACAAATGAAAATTCTCAAGAACCCCTGTCCTCCTTAAGTTATTTTCTTCGCCTTTTACCTCATTTAGCCTCTAACATTGCTGCCTTGGTCATAACCAACCACATGAccatttgttttgttgctcGAGGTGGAAAATTGTTTCTCCTCGACAGCCACTTTCATCCCGATTATGGTGGTGCCATGATTGGTGTGTCGGACATATCAGGAACGGAGTCATTTCTTGCCGACGTCAAGGAAAGGCTACGTTTACGAGACAACAGGTGTTCTGTTACGTATGTTCGTTTTAACTAG
- the LOC136896248 gene encoding uncharacterized protein isoform X1, whose translation MDIDSVVDDQMERSSALPKKPWPAGEKFPTENGNGACPMDIDSVVDDQMERSSALPKVQRKKLCISHLDALKHQQRQQQQQQQQQLQLPRLKQPASQPQSSVRCIERGQKHVIQFLHPDISQSTFPKKKKSFACTFIALWMAMLFCVYYNVSVNEALSDLVLLEIICRAILVGNSVHDRVTHGKPILFSVHEAIRHMTYPNDVIGKTCVWRTWLTRFTNENSQEPLSSLSYFLRLLPHLASNIAALVITNHMTICFVARGGKLFLLDSHFHPDYGGAMIGVSDISGTESFLADVKERLRLRDNRCSVTYVRFN comes from the exons ATGGACATTGACAGTGTTGTGGATGATCAGATGGAACGTTCAAGTGCTCTGCCAAAG AAGCCTTGGCCAGCTGGGGAAAAATTTCCCACTGAGAATGGGAATGGTGCATGCCCTATGGACATTGACAGTGTTGTGGATGATCAGATGGAACGTTCAAGTGCTCTGCCAAAG gtacaaagaaaaaaactatgtATTTCCCATCTTGATGCTTTGAAGCACCAGCAACggcaacagcagcagcagcagcagcaacaactGCAGCTTCCTCGTCTCAAACAACCTGCATCACAGCCACAATCGTCAGTCAGGTGTATTGAGCGAGGTCAAAAGCATGTCATTCAGTTTTTACATCCAGACATCTCCCAGTCAACATTtccgaaaaaaaagaaatcgttCGCATGTACTTTCATTGCACTATGGATGGCAATGTTATTTTGTGTATATTATAATGTTTCAGTGAATGAGGCATTGTCTGATCTAGTATTGCTGGAAATTATCTGCAGAGCAATACTAGTAGGAAACAGTGTACACGACCGTGTGACACATGGAAAACCAATTCTCTTCTCAGTACATGAAGCCATTCGGCATATGACGTATCCTAACGATGTTATTGGCAAAACCTGTGTATGGAGGACTTGGCTGACACGATTCACAAATGAAAATTCTCAAGAACCCCTGTCCTCCTTAAGTTATTTTCTTCGCCTTTTACCTCATTTAGCCTCTAACATTGCTGCCTTGGTCATAACCAACCACATGAccatttgttttgttgctcGAGGTGGAAAATTGTTTCTCCTCGACAGCCACTTTCATCCCGATTATGGTGGTGCCATGATTGGTGTGTCGGACATATCAGGAACGGAGTCATTTCTTGCCGACGTCAAGGAAAGGCTACGTTTACGAGACAACAGGTGTTCTGTTACGTATGTTCGTTTTAACTAG